Proteins from a single region of Mucilaginibacter daejeonensis:
- a CDS encoding MFS transporter has product MSLNRRIAYIGCVGVIGIIGTEFGVIGILPQIAHHYHIDIGTAGYLLSAFALTIAVTGPFMVLFASKFDKKKIMLWALGLFLISNVLSSLSPPFWLLMILRILPTILHPAFFSMVIAAATKDASQEDQMRLTSIIIGGIALAQVTLIPFTTFIASIYAWQLSYAIQGGVILITLVVTYRYLPSMPNTEVKSFKDQLSILFRPTFIAGTALNLFLISAWFCSYSYFADYLLKVKGLSTKEISYMLLLFGVMGVISNFVAGRVLGKSMMWTAAFFVVGTLLLPFAFEFIDNSISSVALVVSFWGVMYGPCFLIGVGYMVSAAPDAKEFANSLQTSFGNLGVSLGTATGGWFIDHHGIHIAPWVGGSFGTIAMILVFWRAYLDRVKF; this is encoded by the coding sequence ATGAGTTTGAATAGGAGAATAGCGTACATAGGTTGCGTGGGCGTTATTGGAATAATTGGCACGGAGTTCGGCGTTATTGGCATCTTGCCTCAGATCGCTCATCATTACCATATAGACATTGGAACAGCTGGTTATTTGTTAAGTGCATTTGCGCTAACCATTGCCGTAACGGGACCTTTCATGGTTCTGTTCGCATCGAAATTCGATAAAAAGAAGATCATGCTGTGGGCCTTAGGCTTATTTTTGATCTCTAATGTATTATCAAGTCTTAGTCCGCCGTTTTGGTTGTTGATGATACTTAGAATACTGCCAACGATCTTGCATCCTGCATTTTTCTCTATGGTCATTGCGGCTGCTACAAAAGATGCTTCACAAGAAGATCAGATGCGGTTGACCAGTATCATTATCGGCGGCATAGCGCTCGCACAGGTAACGCTTATACCATTCACCACGTTCATTGCGAGCATCTACGCATGGCAATTAAGCTATGCGATCCAAGGAGGCGTGATCTTGATCACCTTGGTGGTCACATACAGATACTTGCCATCTATGCCGAACACAGAGGTCAAGTCGTTCAAAGATCAATTAAGTATATTATTCAGACCAACTTTTATTGCCGGCACCGCGTTGAATCTTTTCTTAATAAGTGCATGGTTCTGTTCTTACAGCTACTTTGCCGACTACCTTTTGAAAGTGAAAGGTTTAAGCACCAAGGAGATCAGCTATATGCTGTTACTATTCGGGGTAATGGGTGTGATCTCGAACTTTGTGGCAGGACGCGTTTTAGGCAAAAGCATGATGTGGACTGCCGCATTTTTTGTTGTAGGGACATTGCTGTTACCTTTTGCATTTGAGTTTATTGATAATTCGATAAGCAGTGTGGCATTAGTGGTGAGCTTTTGGGGTGTCATGTATGGCCCCTGTTTCCTGATAGGCGTTGGTTACATGGTATCTGCAGCTCCTGATGCCAAAGAATTTGCTAACAGCCTTCAAACGTCTTTCGGAAATCTTGGTGTTTCGTTAGGTACAGCTACCGGAGGATGGTTCATTGATCATCACGGTATACATATTGCTCCGTGGGTAGGGGGCAGCTTTGGGACGATCGCAATGATCCTGGTTTTCTGGAGAGCATACTTGGATAGAGTGAAGTTTTAA
- a CDS encoding TetR/AcrR family transcriptional regulator: MGRNKEFDYEQKLDVAMNLFWSQGYHTTSLSDLEDHMGINRSSIYPTYGDKRDLLIKCLDKYLKIKVSEYTNILNGGTSNSIEDLKKLLRLSIDQSMNEGRTCLAVKIAFEIAPSDEEVIGLLSRNEKMIEGIYHQILKSGQEAGDIKALLDTKLTAAFFASSSSALLKRFALTKNRKEVYDMVETLIQMVKA, from the coding sequence ATGGGAAGAAATAAAGAGTTCGACTATGAACAAAAGTTGGATGTTGCTATGAACCTGTTTTGGTCGCAGGGATATCACACAACATCGTTAAGTGATCTGGAAGATCATATGGGCATCAATCGAAGCAGCATTTATCCTACTTATGGTGATAAAAGAGACCTCCTTATCAAATGCTTGGATAAATATTTAAAGATCAAGGTATCAGAGTATACTAATATACTCAACGGCGGTACATCTAACAGTATCGAAGACCTTAAAAAACTGTTACGACTGTCGATCGATCAAAGCATGAACGAAGGAAGGACATGCTTAGCGGTCAAGATTGCATTTGAGATAGCTCCCAGTGATGAAGAGGTCATTGGTCTGTTATCTAGAAATGAGAAAATGATCGAAGGAATCTATCACCAGATCTTGAAGTCCGGACAGGAGGCAGGGGATATTAAAGCTTTGTTAGATACAAAACTAACAGCTGCGTTCTTTGCCAGTTCGTCCAGTGCTTTATTGAAACGATTCGCATTGACTAAGAACCGGAAAGAGGTTTATGACATGGTTGAAACGCTGATACAAATGGTCAAAGCCTAA